The proteins below come from a single Puniceicoccales bacterium genomic window:
- a CDS encoding ABC transporter ATP-binding protein produces MIMLSNPILKVDQLTKKYHGITVIDDVSFSVEKGEVVGLLGPNGAGKSTALNIIVGLLDATSGNVEVCGNSVAYDSHLIRKHIGFMPEKNPLPEKLRVGEFLRLRATLKGIPKKLVRLHVEKLMRMTDIFRKARYRIIGTLSKGYRQRIGITDAFLGDPDLILLDEPTIGLDPHQMIIFRDLIETFRGKKTMLISSHILSEIDALCDRIIIINHGNLVANGSISELRNRFIRHRSMEVKVLCDISIIDKFKHSVHGCVFSEINSDIDLNIHEFSIIIDGDAEPLDIREKIVRYTEWKLLEMVEKKLSLEEIFLMATERCWDNQNLL; encoded by the coding sequence ATGATTATGCTGTCTAACCCCATATTGAAAGTTGATCAATTGACAAAAAAATACCATGGCATAACCGTAATAGATGATGTTTCATTTTCAGTGGAAAAGGGTGAAGTGGTCGGATTGCTTGGGCCCAATGGGGCAGGCAAATCAACGGCACTTAATATAATAGTTGGGTTATTGGATGCCACCAGTGGAAATGTGGAAGTTTGTGGAAATTCGGTGGCCTATGATTCCCACCTAATTAGAAAACATATTGGGTTTATGCCGGAAAAAAATCCCTTGCCTGAAAAATTGCGAGTGGGAGAATTTCTCAGATTACGGGCCACATTGAAAGGAATTCCCAAAAAATTAGTCCGATTACATGTGGAAAAGTTGATGCGCATGACGGATATTTTTAGAAAAGCTCGTTATCGCATAATAGGTACGTTATCAAAAGGTTATAGGCAAAGGATTGGTATAACTGATGCCTTTTTGGGTGATCCAGATCTGATTCTATTGGATGAGCCCACCATAGGTCTAGATCCCCATCAGATGATAATTTTCAGAGATCTCATCGAAACCTTTCGTGGAAAAAAAACCATGCTGATCTCGAGTCATATACTTTCCGAAATTGATGCTCTTTGTGATCGTATAATCATAATCAATCATGGTAATTTAGTTGCCAATGGAAGTATTTCTGAGCTGAGAAATAGATTTATTCGCCATAGATCGATGGAGGTTAAAGTTCTCTGTGACATCAGCATCATCGATAAATTTAAACACAGTGTCCATGGCTGTGTATTTTCTGAGATAAATTCGGATATAGATTTAAATATCCATGAATTTAGTATTATCATCGATGGCGATGCTGAGCCGTTGGATATCAGAGAAAAGATCGTACGTTATACCGAATGGAAATTGCTTGAAATGGTTGAAAAAAAGCTTTCACTAGAGGAAATATTTTTAATGGCCACCGAAAGATGTTGGGATAATCAGAATTTATTGTAA
- the rfaD gene encoding ADP-glyceromanno-heptose 6-epimerase has product MRDLSKGKILVTGGAGFIGSALVRELNSRGLENLLICDRLGKDYRFRNMIPLRFDDYIDADELLSRISSNDMVLKDIETIFHLGACAITTESDCDYLIKNNFEYTKALAKFAMARDCRFVYASSAATYGNGSRGMSDDDEHLYDLRPLNMYGYSKHLFDCYAKGHGFLDKIYGLKYFNVFGPNENHKGTMISMVRKAYDQIIGDGVVKLFKSHRPDYKDGEQLRDFIYVKDAVDITIFLAMVDSSMDGRSTGGLFNVGSGKAHSWIELVTPVFEALGRPVNIDFVAMPEHLIDIYQYYTKADLGKLRRLGYAKTITSLGDAVADYVKNYIEPDRIMGE; this is encoded by the coding sequence ATGAGAGATCTTTCCAAGGGTAAAATATTAGTAACCGGTGGCGCTGGTTTTATAGGCAGTGCATTGGTGAGAGAGTTGAATAGTCGAGGACTTGAAAACCTATTGATCTGTGATCGACTGGGAAAAGATTATAGATTTAGGAATATGATCCCATTGCGCTTCGATGATTATATTGATGCCGATGAATTGCTAAGTCGTATATCTTCCAATGATATGGTTTTAAAGGATATTGAGACCATATTTCACCTTGGGGCCTGTGCGATCACAACGGAATCAGATTGTGATTATCTTATTAAAAATAATTTCGAATATACAAAGGCATTGGCAAAGTTCGCTATGGCCCGTGACTGCAGATTTGTATATGCCTCATCGGCAGCAACCTATGGCAATGGAAGCCGAGGAATGTCTGATGATGATGAGCATCTCTATGATCTTCGGCCGTTGAACATGTATGGTTATTCGAAACACTTATTTGATTGTTATGCCAAAGGCCATGGATTTTTAGATAAGATCTACGGCTTAAAGTATTTTAATGTTTTTGGCCCCAATGAAAACCACAAAGGAACCATGATTAGTATGGTTCGCAAAGCCTATGATCAGATCATCGGCGATGGCGTGGTAAAATTATTCAAGAGTCATAGGCCGGATTACAAAGACGGTGAACAACTCAGAGATTTTATCTATGTAAAGGATGCGGTGGATATCACCATATTTCTGGCCATGGTGGATTCATCAATGGATGGCAGGTCCACTGGTGGGCTATTCAATGTGGGTTCCGGCAAAGCCCATAGCTGGATTGAATTAGTTACGCCGGTATTCGAGGCTCTTGGTCGGCCAGTGAATATAGATTTTGTGGCTATGCCAGAACATCTGATCGATATATATCAATATTATACCAAGGCGGATCTGGGAAAGCTCCGAAGGCTTGGCTATGCCAAGACCATAACTTCATTGGGTGATGCGGTGGCCGATTATGTTAAAAATTACATCGAGCCGGACAGGATTATGGGTGAATAG